In one Chroicocephalus ridibundus chromosome Z, bChrRid1.1, whole genome shotgun sequence genomic region, the following are encoded:
- the LOC134508861 gene encoding fructose-1,6-bisphosphatase isozyme 2 yields MSDKTPFETDMLTLTRFVMEKGRRVKGATGELTQLLNSMLTAIKAISSAVRKAGLAHMFGIAGTVNVTGDEVKKLDVLSNSLVINMLQSSYSTCVLVTEENKEAIVTPKDKRGKYVVCFDPLDGSSNIDCLAPIGTIFAIYKKETDDEPSEKDALQPGRNIVAAGYALYGSATLVALSTGQGVDCFMLDPGLGEFILVDRDVKIKKKGKVYSLNEGYAKYFEPAMTEYLQKKKFPEDGSSPYGARYVGSMVADVHRTLMYGGIFMYPANQKSPKGKLRLLYECNPMAFIIEQAGGMATTGTEAVLDVKPESIHQRVPLILGSPDDVQEYLACVQKHQKSS; encoded by the exons ATGTCCGACAAAACCCCCTTCGAAACGGATATGCTGACGCTCACACGATTCGTTATGGAGAAGGGACGCCGCGTTAAAGGAGCGACAGGGGAGCTGACACAGCTGCTCAACTCCATGCTGACTGCCATAAAGGCCATTTCCTCTGCAGTCAGAAAGGCAGGCCTTGCCCACAT gTTTGGCATAGCTGGCACCGTGAACGTGACCGGTGACGAAGTGAAGAAGCTGGATGTATTATCCAACAGCCTGGTGATTAATATGCTCCAGTCCTCCTACAGCACCTGCGTCCTGGTCACAGAGGAGAACAAGGAGGCCATCGTCACCCCGAAAGACAAGCGG GGTAAATATGTGGTGTGCTTTGACCCCCTTGATGGCTCATCCAATATAGACTGCTTGGCACCAATAGGAACAATATTTGCTATCTACAAAAAG GAAACAGATGATGAGCCCTCTGAAAAAGATGCTTTGCAGCCCGGACGCAATATTGTTGCTGCAGGCTATGCCTTGTACGGCAGTGCTACATTGGTCGCCCTATCCACAGGGCAAGGAGTGGACTGCTTCATGCTGGATCCG GGTCTCGGTGAATTTATTTTGGTGGACAGAGATGTTAAAAtcaagaagaaagggaaggtaTACAGTCTCAATGAAGGTTATGCGAAGTATTTTGAACCTGCAATGACAGAATATTTACAAAAGAAGAAATTCCCTGAG GATGGCAGTTCCCCCTATGGTGCCAGGTATGTGGGCTCCATGGTAGCTGATGTTCACCGTACATTGATGTATGGTGGGATCTTCATGTATCCTGCTAATCAGAAGAGTCCTAAAGGAAAG CTCCGACTTCTCTATGAGTGCAACCCTATGGCTTTCATCATTGAACAGGCAGGTGGGATGGCGACTACAGGGACTGAGGCGGTGTTGGATGTGAAACCTGAGAGTATTCACCAGAGAGTCCCTCTTATCCTCGGTTCTCCAGATGACGTGCAGGAATACCTCGCTTGTGTACAGAAACACCAAAAGAGCAGCTAA